A region from the Hydrogenimonas sp. genome encodes:
- a CDS encoding 16S rRNA (guanine(966)-N(2))-methyltransferase, whose product MKRKSRELYTYIIGGKYRGKKIALPSPDVTRSSKSRLRESVFNTLQFDIVGSNFIEMFGGSGSVGLEAISRGAKKAWFIELDRDSFNILTANSAALDPARCDLRYGDAFEVLPEILRELRERGEKCYLYIDPPFSIREGSSDIYEKVLETIGMIDPDVIISIIVEHMSREAMPQRVGPFEKFKEKKFGKSSLSYYKS is encoded by the coding sequence ATGAAAAGAAAAAGTAGAGAGCTTTATACATATATTATCGGCGGGAAGTATCGCGGCAAGAAGATCGCCCTGCCTTCACCCGATGTAACGAGAAGCTCCAAGAGCAGGCTCAGAGAGTCGGTTTTCAACACTCTTCAGTTCGATATAGTGGGCAGTAACTTTATCGAAATGTTCGGAGGGAGTGGATCTGTCGGGCTGGAGGCGATAAGCAGAGGGGCAAAAAAGGCGTGGTTTATAGAACTCGACAGAGACTCCTTCAATATTCTCACCGCCAACAGTGCGGCACTCGACCCCGCACGCTGCGATCTCAGATACGGGGACGCTTTCGAAGTTCTGCCCGAAATTCTCAGGGAGCTTCGAGAGAGGGGAGAGAAGTGTTACCTCTACATAGACCCCCCCTTTTCGATCCGTGAAGGTAGCTCCGATATTTATGAGAAGGTCCTCGAAACGATAGGTATGATCGATCCGGATGTGATAATTTCGATAATAGTGGAGCATATGAGCAGAGAGGCAATGCCGCAGAGAGTAGGCCCTTTCGAAAAGTTCAAAGAGAAAAAGTTCGGAAAAAGTTCATTGAGCTACTACAAAAGCTGA